The genome window AAAAACCTTCTTTTGGAAATAGGCATCCGTTCTTAATTCCTTATCTATCATATCTACTTCTTTTTTCTTGTCTATATCTGTATATTGAAAATGATCGTAACGTCCGTTCTCGATTAATTTAAATGGATAGCGATTTGCATATAGGACGGCTAAATATCCACCGAAAGAATGCCCTATAATCGACCATTTAGAAATACCTAGTTGGATACGTAGTTCTTCGCAATCTTCTATTAAATGGTTTATTCCAAAAGACTCCTCCTTAAAAATTTCTTCAGAGCGACATACTCCTCTCTGATCTATAACAACTAAACGAAAAAAATTGTTTAGACGATGTGTTTGATTCATGGAAAAGTCAAAACACCCTTCACCTGGGCCGCCATGTAAATATAGAATAGCTTTTCCTGTCATTTTCCCATGCGTTTCCACATATAATTCTTTATTATTAATGTTCAAGTAGTGAATTGCCATCGATTTTCATCCTCCCTTTTTCCATTCTTCTTATGCCTATAGAAAATGGGGGAGCTCGTGAAAATGGCAGTAACCTTGAACGTTAATGGAAGCCTTCTATTGAATACATGAAACATTCCTCCTGCCCCTTATATTTTGTTTGTATAGGAAAAAGGATTTATTACTTCCCAGCCAATTCCTTCAAAAAACTTTCTTAATAGCCACAAATGGTCACTGCCAATAAGAAGCAAAATACAATCTTGATCATTATCCTTTGTAATCTCTAGCACATTATTAAATATATACAATTCTCTTTTCATCCATTTATCTAGAAAGGGAATACCAATTTTTACACCCTGTTTATTTTCAACTAAGACAAAAGATAAATAAAGATCCTCAAGTCTATGTATATATGCGTTCTCATTCAATCGGCGAAATGCCTCTATTAATGAACTTGTTGCAGACAACACGGGACTAGCTTTATTTAAACTTTCCATTTTTTCAGATAGTTCTTGATAATTTTCCTTTATTTCATTAAATAGGTTTTGAACATCTTCTTGCCCTAATTCCCCTTCCCAATTTACACCATATACCTTATCATGGTGTAATTTATTCGCTAATCTAAAACCAATTTGTTCAATCTCATCTGAAGAATATTGATTACTTTCTTGATGAAATTTTTCAATAAGAAGCTGCTCATCTTTTTTATCCCATTCTAAGGCAATTTTGGAAGGTCTCCATTCTGCTAATAATTGAACTAATTCTTCGATCTCTTCGTCTTTCCTTTTTATCATATCAGCATTTTCCGCAAAATGAAAAGTGCCTACTAATATTATCTTCTTCACATCTCCACCGCCATCGTTAAAATAACTTATCGTTAATTATTGTTTTTTCCTCTTTTTGAAATTCTATTTTCTAATTCTATTAAAAATAATTCAGCGTTCTGCGGCGATATTTTTACACTGCCAAGGCTCGCTGTCATGTAAAATATTTCGATTGCTGATTTGGAAGTTAACAGTCGAAAACCAGTAAATATATCAGTCGTCTTAGCAACTTTAGTAATATTTTCATAGCGGATTTTACTGTGAAAAGGTCCCCCTTTTACTAGTAAATACTCATCGGTAAACACATACTTAATACCAAATGTAATCCATGCAAAAAAAGAAGTACATAAGATAAAAATGGTACTCATAATAATACTGGGCAATATGGTTCGTTCCTTCTCTATAAACAATGGACCTAACGTAACAAGCCCAATACTAAAAATAACGACTAACAACATGATAATAAAGAAGCGATCTACTTTCGAACGGAAAATCATGTTTTTACCCCCTCCTCTTATCATACGTATAAGGATAACAGTAAGTTTC of Niallia circulans contains these proteins:
- a CDS encoding alpha/beta fold hydrolase — its product is MAIHYLNINNKELYVETHGKMTGKAILYLHGGPGEGCFDFSMNQTHRLNNFFRLVVIDQRGVCRSEEIFKEESFGINHLIEDCEELRIQLGISKWSIIGHSFGGYLAVLYANRYPFKLIENGRYDHFQYTDIDKKKEVDMIDKELRTDAYFQKKVFSLKEYFDDFTELLREIQKPTLIIAGKSDHAVGPNHHLTFPCENAVIHYINGGHHPYIENQDVFKEAVLSFVNDKKTV
- a CDS encoding DUF5694 domain-containing protein, which gives rise to MKKIILVGTFHFAENADMIKRKDEEIEELVQLLAEWRPSKIALEWDKKDEQLLIEKFHQESNQYSSDEIEQIGFRLANKLHHDKVYGVNWEGELGQEDVQNLFNEIKENYQELSEKMESLNKASPVLSATSSLIEAFRRLNENAYIHRLEDLYLSFVLVENKQGVKIGIPFLDKWMKRELYIFNNVLEITKDNDQDCILLLIGSDHLWLLRKFFEGIGWEVINPFSYTNKI
- a CDS encoding PH domain-containing protein codes for the protein MIFRSKVDRFFIIMLLVVIFSIGLVTLGPLFIEKERTILPSIIMSTIFILCTSFFAWITFGIKYVFTDEYLLVKGGPFHSKIRYENITKVAKTTDIFTGFRLLTSKSAIEIFYMTASLGSVKISPQNAELFLIELENRISKRGKNNN